The following are encoded together in the Bacillus cereus group sp. RP43 genome:
- a CDS encoding M4 family metallopeptidase, producing the protein MKNTKTLTKVALTTGLALTAVAPYGIGHAEETDQLQVQIQEESFRSGELTQPSQKAPENVVKDALKEKTEQALSQKQVNGETGVDYKVLQKRDSYDGTTLVRMQQTYEGKEVYGHQLTAHVDNKGVIKSVSGDSAQNLKQEELKKPINLSKDEAKQYIYTKYGNDIKFISEPEVKEVIFVDENNGQASNAYQVTFEAATPNYVSGTYLVNAQNGDMLKNMVQESNLKASEKLVGALKESKKSSLTSLTGTGKDDLGISRSFGISKQSNGKYALADYTRGQGIETYDVNYKDITKEESYYPGTLATSTSTTFNDPKAVSAHYLATKVFDFYKDKYKRNSFDNKGQKVVSVVHAWDSEDTNDPKNWQNALSANNGSMLVYGDPIVKAYDVAGHEFTHAVTSSESNLEYYGESGAINEALSDIMGTSIEKYVNNGTFNWTMGEQTGSVFRDMENPASVPSSLGVPYPDDYSEFNDFNGWDQGGVHFNSSIINKVAYLIAKGGTHNGVTVKGIGEDKMFDIFYYANTDELNMTSNFKELKSACIRVATNKYGANTAEVQAVQKAFDAAKIK; encoded by the coding sequence ATGAAAAACACAAAGACATTAACTAAGGTAGCATTAACAACAGGATTAGCTTTAACAGCTGTGGCACCATATGGAATAGGTCATGCAGAGGAAACAGATCAACTACAAGTTCAAATTCAGGAGGAATCTTTCCGTTCAGGTGAACTTACACAACCGTCACAAAAGGCACCAGAAAATGTAGTAAAAGATGCTCTTAAAGAGAAAACAGAACAAGCTCTGTCCCAAAAACAAGTCAATGGAGAAACAGGAGTAGATTATAAGGTTCTTCAAAAACGTGATTCATATGATGGGACTACACTCGTACGTATGCAGCAAACATATGAAGGAAAAGAAGTATATGGCCATCAATTAACTGCACACGTAGATAATAAGGGTGTTATTAAAAGTGTTTCAGGCGATAGCGCGCAAAATTTAAAACAAGAAGAATTGAAAAAACCTATAAATCTATCAAAAGATGAAGCAAAACAATATATTTATACGAAGTACGGGAACGATATCAAGTTTATTTCTGAGCCAGAAGTTAAGGAAGTTATTTTTGTTGATGAAAATAATGGACAAGCTAGCAATGCATACCAAGTTACATTTGAAGCTGCAACACCAAACTATGTTTCTGGAACTTATTTAGTAAATGCGCAAAATGGCGATATGTTAAAAAATATGGTACAAGAATCTAATTTAAAAGCAAGTGAAAAACTAGTTGGAGCCTTAAAGGAAAGTAAAAAAAGCAGTCTTACATCATTAACTGGAACAGGAAAAGATGATTTAGGAATTTCTCGTTCATTTGGTATTTCTAAACAAAGTAATGGAAAATATGCACTTGCTGATTATACAAGAGGGCAAGGAATTGAAACTTATGATGTGAATTACAAAGATATTACTAAAGAAGAAAGCTATTATCCTGGTACATTAGCAACTAGTACTTCAACAACATTTAACGATCCAAAAGCAGTAAGTGCTCATTACTTAGCAACAAAGGTATTTGATTTTTATAAAGATAAATACAAGCGTAATAGTTTTGATAATAAGGGACAAAAGGTAGTTTCAGTTGTACACGCTTGGGATTCTGAAGATACGAACGATCCGAAAAATTGGCAGAATGCATTAAGTGCTAATAATGGAAGTATGCTTGTATATGGCGATCCTATCGTTAAAGCATATGACGTAGCTGGACATGAATTTACACATGCTGTTACTTCTAGCGAATCTAATCTTGAATATTACGGTGAATCTGGTGCAATCAATGAGGCACTATCTGATATTATGGGAACATCTATTGAGAAATACGTAAATAATGGAACATTTAACTGGACAATGGGAGAACAAACCGGATCTGTTTTCCGTGATATGGAAAACCCAGCTTCTGTGCCATCTTCACTTGGAGTACCTTATCCAGATGATTACAGTGAATTTAACGATTTTAATGGCTGGGATCAAGGTGGCGTTCATTTTAATTCAAGCATTATTAATAAAGTTGCGTATCTCATTGCAAAAGGTGGAACTCATAACGGGGTAACTGTTAAAGGAATTGGTGAGGATAAAATGTTTGATATTTTCTATTATGCAAATACAGATGAATTAAACATGACTTCTAATTTCAAGGAACTGAAATCAGCATGTATTCGAGTGGCAACTAATAAATATGGGGCGAATACAGCTGAAGTTCAAGCAGTTCAAAAGGCATTTGATGCAGCAAAAATTAAGTAA
- a CDS encoding DUF4179 domain-containing protein produces the protein MTCYNMGFIQAYIDGELSRNERKQFIKHLDTCEKCQKLLIEITKLNQWENSTLAEECIQSKQEIEIDIDVEQAWKTFESNSQLENVPNINHKMDQKKGIFTNMNKKSKRLMYTVIAAAGLFATAMIPQVQVAATNIASYLANEVSNDNVVNEGMTDENGVKQEGMLNGQYIPIDEKITDQDITVHFKELYVADARISVHYRIEKADGTLVPFKFDTAGLDMKSDGKINGQQEENPEYNTKNGMFSQLAFIQGTDSLPFELMAEGIKLEHVGIRDKDRPEGVITFVEGLEGKGSFKQLLTLNVNINKIGKVAGSWKGQIQIDPAKLKNKTN, from the coding sequence ATGACTTGTTATAATATGGGGTTCATTCAAGCATATATAGATGGCGAGCTGTCTCGTAATGAAAGAAAGCAATTTATAAAACATCTGGACACATGTGAAAAGTGTCAAAAATTATTAATAGAAATTACTAAATTAAATCAATGGGAAAATTCAACACTTGCTGAGGAATGTATACAGTCAAAACAAGAAATAGAAATAGATATAGATGTAGAACAAGCGTGGAAAACATTCGAAAGTAATTCCCAGTTAGAAAATGTGCCAAATATAAATCATAAAATGGATCAGAAGAAAGGTATTTTTACAAACATGAATAAAAAATCAAAACGCTTAATGTATACAGTAATAGCAGCGGCAGGACTTTTTGCAACAGCAATGATTCCACAAGTACAAGTCGCAGCTACTAATATCGCTTCTTACCTTGCTAATGAAGTTTCAAATGATAATGTCGTAAATGAGGGAATGACAGACGAAAACGGGGTAAAGCAAGAGGGGATGCTGAATGGGCAATATATACCTATTGATGAAAAAATAACAGATCAGGATATTACCGTACATTTCAAAGAATTATATGTAGCAGATGCACGTATATCTGTACATTATAGAATTGAAAAAGCTGATGGGACTTTAGTACCGTTTAAATTTGATACAGCTGGGTTAGATATGAAAAGTGATGGGAAAATAAACGGACAACAAGAAGAAAATCCTGAATATAACACGAAGAATGGTATGTTCTCGCAGTTAGCGTTTATCCAAGGTACAGATAGTCTACCATTTGAATTAATGGCAGAAGGAATAAAATTAGAGCATGTAGGCATTCGAGATAAAGACAGACCAGAAGGTGTCATTACATTTGTTGAAGGTCTTGAAGGAAAAGGATCTTTTAAACAACTACTTACTTTAAATGTAAACATAAATAAAATTGGAAAAGTAGCTGGATCCTGGAAAGGTCAAATTCAAATTGATCCTGCAAAATTAAAAAATAAAACAAATTAA
- a CDS encoding methyltransferase domain-containing protein, whose protein sequence is MKTKAKYQTWIRIYKLFIFLVISLVLLLIALLPIDFYVRALSGMIALPFIYIAFILSYSVYQFSVFGGNYQSKIHDLIVTKVNWDGEGKILDIGTGSGSLIIKLAKTFPKSFLTGIDYWGGNWEYSKAQCQQNAEIEGVSDRIVFLKASAAELPFNDGEFDRIVSCLTFHEVKDRENKSEVIKESLRVLKPGGEFVFIDLFMDEKIFGDEKELLNDLEKLGVSELNSNELAEEIKLPKILLNKKVLGNAMILSGRK, encoded by the coding sequence TTGAAAACAAAAGCTAAATATCAAACTTGGATTCGGATTTACAAACTATTTATTTTTTTAGTAATTTCACTCGTGCTTCTCTTAATAGCATTATTGCCTATTGATTTTTATGTGCGAGCCTTGTCAGGGATGATAGCATTGCCGTTTATTTATATAGCATTTATACTTTCTTATTCTGTTTACCAATTCTCAGTATTTGGAGGGAATTATCAGTCGAAAATACATGATTTAATTGTTACCAAGGTAAATTGGGATGGAGAAGGAAAAATACTAGATATAGGAACCGGCAGTGGTTCACTGATTATTAAATTGGCAAAGACTTTTCCTAAGTCCTTTTTAACTGGAATTGATTATTGGGGCGGGAATTGGGAATATTCAAAAGCTCAATGCCAACAGAATGCTGAAATAGAAGGGGTCTCTGATAGAATTGTTTTTTTGAAAGCAAGTGCTGCAGAACTCCCTTTCAATGATGGTGAATTTGATAGGATTGTAAGTTGTCTAACATTTCATGAAGTAAAAGATAGAGAGAATAAATCTGAAGTAATTAAAGAGTCATTAAGAGTGTTAAAACCTGGTGGTGAATTTGTCTTCATAGATTTGTTTATGGATGAAAAAATATTTGGGGATGAAAAAGAGCTCTTAAATGACCTGGAGAAACTTGGCGTATCTGAACTGAATAGTAATGAACTTGCTGAAGAAATAAAATTACCGAAGATCTTGTTGAACAAAAAAGTACTTGGAAATGCAATGATTTTGAGTGGAAGGAAATAA
- the secY gene encoding preprotein translocase subunit SecY, which translates to MFRTISNFMRVAEIRNKILFTLAMLIVFRIGTFIPVPHTNAEVLKVQDQANVLGMLNVFGGGALQHFSIFAVGITPYITASIIVQLLQMDVVPKFTEWAKQGEMGRKKSAQFTRYFTIILAFIQAIGMSYGFNNIAGGQLITDPSWTTYLFIATVLTAGTAFLLWLGEQITANGVGNGISMIIFAGLVAAIPNVANQIYLQQFQNAGDQLFMHIIKMVLIGLVILAIVVGVIYIQQAVRKIPIQYAKAVSGNNQYQGAKNTHLPLKVNSAGVIPVIFASAFLMTPRTIAQLFPDSSVSKWIIANLDFAHPFGMTLYVGLIVAFTYFYAFIQVNPEQMAENLKKQNGYVPGIRPGKSTEQYVTKILYRLTFIGAIFLGAISILPLVFTKIATLPPSAQIGGTSLLIIVGVALETMKTLESQLVKRHYKGFIKKAN; encoded by the coding sequence ATGTTTCGTACGATTTCAAACTTTATGAGAGTAGCTGAGATAAGAAACAAAATTCTTTTTACACTAGCGATGTTAATTGTTTTTCGAATTGGCACGTTTATTCCGGTTCCTCATACTAACGCAGAGGTATTAAAAGTACAAGATCAAGCTAACGTTTTAGGCATGCTGAACGTATTTGGCGGAGGAGCACTGCAACACTTCTCAATCTTTGCTGTAGGTATCACACCATATATTACAGCTTCTATCATTGTACAATTACTACAAATGGACGTTGTACCTAAATTTACAGAATGGGCAAAGCAAGGAGAAATGGGCCGCAAGAAATCAGCTCAATTTACTCGATACTTTACAATCATTCTCGCATTCATACAAGCCATTGGGATGTCTTATGGCTTTAATAATATAGCAGGCGGACAATTAATAACAGATCCAAGCTGGACTACATACTTATTTATTGCGACAGTATTAACTGCTGGTACTGCATTTTTACTTTGGTTAGGTGAACAAATCACCGCTAATGGCGTTGGTAATGGAATCTCAATGATTATCTTCGCAGGACTTGTTGCAGCTATTCCAAATGTTGCAAATCAAATTTATTTACAACAATTCCAAAACGCAGGCGATCAATTATTTATGCACATTATAAAAATGGTCTTAATTGGGCTTGTTATTTTAGCGATTGTTGTTGGTGTTATTTACATCCAACAAGCAGTTCGAAAAATACCGATTCAATATGCAAAAGCTGTTTCAGGAAACAATCAATATCAAGGAGCAAAAAATACTCATTTACCTCTTAAAGTAAATAGTGCAGGTGTAATTCCTGTTATCTTTGCTTCTGCCTTTTTAATGACGCCGCGTACAATTGCGCAGCTCTTCCCTGATTCAAGCGTATCTAAATGGATAATTGCAAATCTTGATTTTGCACATCCATTTGGAATGACACTTTATGTGGGTCTTATCGTTGCTTTCACATATTTCTATGCATTCATTCAAGTGAACCCTGAACAAATGGCTGAGAATTTGAAAAAGCAAAATGGATACGTACCTGGTATTCGTCCAGGTAAATCTACAGAACAGTATGTAACAAAGATTTTATATCGCTTAACATTTATCGGTGCCATTTTCTTAGGCGCAATTTCAATATTACCGCTCGTATTCACGAAAATCGCAACATTACCACCTTCTGCCCAAATCGGTGGCACAAGCTTACTTATCATCGTAGGTGTAGCATTAGAAACGATGAAGACGCTCGAAAGTCAGCTTGTGAAACGTCATTATAAAGGTTTTATTAAAAAAGCAAATTAA
- a CDS encoding carboxymuconolactone decarboxylase family protein codes for MSQRIAYYDISPDGMKIMMDMEKYTKKSSINRAVRELIKIRVSQINGCAYCIDMHTSDARKLGETEQRIYCLNAWDDCDFYTPEEKVALELSEHITLIPTKRVPENLYNRVREYFDEKQYVDLVLIINQINSWNRISISMGNTVIKK; via the coding sequence ATGAGTCAAAGAATTGCCTACTATGATATTTCGCCTGATGGTATGAAAATTATGATGGATATGGAGAAATACACGAAGAAATCCTCAATTAATCGTGCTGTTAGAGAGCTTATAAAAATTAGAGTCTCTCAAATTAATGGTTGTGCTTATTGTATCGATATGCATACTTCTGACGCCCGAAAATTAGGTGAAACCGAGCAAAGAATTTATTGCTTAAATGCTTGGGATGATTGTGATTTTTATACTCCTGAAGAAAAAGTTGCTCTGGAACTATCGGAGCATATTACTCTCATTCCTACTAAAAGAGTTCCTGAAAATCTATACAACCGAGTACGTGAATACTTTGACGAAAAACAATATGTTGATCTTGTGTTAATCATTAATCAAATAAACAGTTGGAATCGAATTTCTATTTCGATGGGCAATACCGTAATAAAAAAATAA